The following proteins come from a genomic window of Leptospira dzoumogneensis:
- a CDS encoding ferredoxin — protein sequence MADKNDKVPENVPGKFYIDNSCVPCNDCLEEAPKLLKYTDDESKVYFHKQPATPEEAVAARKAMEICPVEAIGDDGE from the coding sequence ATGGCAGATAAGAATGACAAAGTTCCGGAAAATGTTCCGGGAAAATTCTATATTGATAATAGCTGCGTCCCTTGTAATGACTGCTTGGAAGAGGCACCTAAACTTTTGAAATATACCGACGATGAGTCTAAGGTATATTTCCATAAACAGCCTGCCACTCCTGAAGAAGCGGTTGCTGCCCGCAAAGCTATGGAAATCTGCCCGGTCGAAGCTATCGGAGACGACGGAGAATAA